A portion of the Musa acuminata AAA Group cultivar baxijiao chromosome BXJ1-1, Cavendish_Baxijiao_AAA, whole genome shotgun sequence genome contains these proteins:
- the LOC135580785 gene encoding uncharacterized protein LOC135580785 isoform X2, whose translation MSNLPQPHCLAPAFGGGPAPPPLSSAAGGGQPVRDRKIASAEQLVLDLCEPDLRENALGELSKREIFQDLAPLLWNAYGTIAALLQEIVSIYPFLSPPTLSPGASNRVCNALALLQCVASHPDTRILFLNAHIPLYLYPFLNTTSKTKPFEYLRLTSLGVIGALVKVDDTEVISFLLQTEIIPLCLRTMEMGSELSKTVATFIVQKILLDDVGLRYICATAERFYAVGQVLGSMVTSLAEQPSARLLKHIIRCYLRLSEHPRACGSLNNCLPNMLKDGSFNNYIDDPTTRHWLQQLLHNVGGINRVANLQGGLDHIIGS comes from the exons ATGTCTAACCTCCCGCAGCCGCACTGCCTCGCCCCTGCCTTCGGCGGAGGCCCCGCCCCTCCGCCCCTGTCGTCCGCCGCCGGGGGCGGGCAGCCCGTGAGGGACCGCAAGATCGCGTCCGCGGAGCAGCTCGTGCTGGATCTCTGCGAACCGGATCTCCGGGAGAACGCGCTGGGGGAGCTTTCCAAG AGAGAGATATTTCAAGATTTGGCTCCTTTGTTATGGAACGCATATGGGACAATTGCAGCACTCCTCCAA GAGATAGTTTCTATATACCCTTTTCTTTCACCTCCAACTTTATCACCAGGTGCATCAAATAGAGTCTGCAATGCTCTTGCCCTTCTTCAG TGTGTAGCATCACATCCTGACACACGAATTCTTTTCCTAAATG CACACATCCCTTTGTATTTGTATCCCTTTTTGAATACCACTAGTAAGACAAAGCCATTTGAGTATTTAAGATTGACCAGCCTGGGGGTTATTGGCGCCCTTGTAAAG GTTGATGACACGGAGGTAATTAGTTTTCTTCTTCAAACAGAAATAATTCCTTTGTGCCTGCGCACGATGGAGATGGGTAGTGAACTTTCAAAGACG GTTGCGACCTTTATTGTTCAAAAGATATTGTTGGATGATGTTGGGCTTCGGTACATTTGTGCTACCGCAGAACGTTTTTATGCTGTAGGTCAAGTGCTTGGATCCATGGTCACATCACTTGCTGAACAGCCATCTGCGAGACTGCTGAAGCATATAATTCGTTGTTACTTAAGGCTTTCGGAGCACCCAAG GGCATGTGGAAGTTTGAACAACTGTCTTCCCAATATGCTAAAAGACGGATCTTTTAACAATTATATT GATGATCCTACAACTCGGCACTGGCTGCAGCAGCTACTACACAATGTTGGTGGCATAAATCGGGTAGCCAATCTTCAGGGTGGACTCGATCATATTATCGGAAGTTAG
- the LOC135580785 gene encoding uncharacterized protein LOC135580785 isoform X1, which translates to MSNLPQPHCLAPAFGGGPAPPPLSSAAGGGQPVRDRKIASAEQLVLDLCEPDLRENALGELSKKREIFQDLAPLLWNAYGTIAALLQEIVSIYPFLSPPTLSPGASNRVCNALALLQCVASHPDTRILFLNAHIPLYLYPFLNTTSKTKPFEYLRLTSLGVIGALVKVDDTEVISFLLQTEIIPLCLRTMEMGSELSKTVATFIVQKILLDDVGLRYICATAERFYAVGQVLGSMVTSLAEQPSARLLKHIIRCYLRLSEHPRACGSLNNCLPNMLKDGSFNNYIDDPTTRHWLQQLLHNVGGINRVANLQGGLDHIIGS; encoded by the exons ATGTCTAACCTCCCGCAGCCGCACTGCCTCGCCCCTGCCTTCGGCGGAGGCCCCGCCCCTCCGCCCCTGTCGTCCGCCGCCGGGGGCGGGCAGCCCGTGAGGGACCGCAAGATCGCGTCCGCGGAGCAGCTCGTGCTGGATCTCTGCGAACCGGATCTCCGGGAGAACGCGCTGGGGGAGCTTTCCAAG AAGAGAGAGATATTTCAAGATTTGGCTCCTTTGTTATGGAACGCATATGGGACAATTGCAGCACTCCTCCAA GAGATAGTTTCTATATACCCTTTTCTTTCACCTCCAACTTTATCACCAGGTGCATCAAATAGAGTCTGCAATGCTCTTGCCCTTCTTCAG TGTGTAGCATCACATCCTGACACACGAATTCTTTTCCTAAATG CACACATCCCTTTGTATTTGTATCCCTTTTTGAATACCACTAGTAAGACAAAGCCATTTGAGTATTTAAGATTGACCAGCCTGGGGGTTATTGGCGCCCTTGTAAAG GTTGATGACACGGAGGTAATTAGTTTTCTTCTTCAAACAGAAATAATTCCTTTGTGCCTGCGCACGATGGAGATGGGTAGTGAACTTTCAAAGACG GTTGCGACCTTTATTGTTCAAAAGATATTGTTGGATGATGTTGGGCTTCGGTACATTTGTGCTACCGCAGAACGTTTTTATGCTGTAGGTCAAGTGCTTGGATCCATGGTCACATCACTTGCTGAACAGCCATCTGCGAGACTGCTGAAGCATATAATTCGTTGTTACTTAAGGCTTTCGGAGCACCCAAG GGCATGTGGAAGTTTGAACAACTGTCTTCCCAATATGCTAAAAGACGGATCTTTTAACAATTATATT GATGATCCTACAACTCGGCACTGGCTGCAGCAGCTACTACACAATGTTGGTGGCATAAATCGGGTAGCCAATCTTCAGGGTGGACTCGATCATATTATCGGAAGTTAG
- the LOC135580785 gene encoding uncharacterized protein LOC135580785 isoform X3 has translation MLWRWIFLCYGRKKREIFQDLAPLLWNAYGTIAALLQEIVSIYPFLSPPTLSPGASNRVCNALALLQCVASHPDTRILFLNAHIPLYLYPFLNTTSKTKPFEYLRLTSLGVIGALVKVDDTEVISFLLQTEIIPLCLRTMEMGSELSKTVATFIVQKILLDDVGLRYICATAERFYAVGQVLGSMVTSLAEQPSARLLKHIIRCYLRLSEHPRACGSLNNCLPNMLKDGSFNNYIDDPTTRHWLQQLLHNVGGINRVANLQGGLDHIIGS, from the exons ATGTTGTGGCGATGGATATTCTTGTGCTACGGTAGAAAG AAGAGAGAGATATTTCAAGATTTGGCTCCTTTGTTATGGAACGCATATGGGACAATTGCAGCACTCCTCCAA GAGATAGTTTCTATATACCCTTTTCTTTCACCTCCAACTTTATCACCAGGTGCATCAAATAGAGTCTGCAATGCTCTTGCCCTTCTTCAG TGTGTAGCATCACATCCTGACACACGAATTCTTTTCCTAAATG CACACATCCCTTTGTATTTGTATCCCTTTTTGAATACCACTAGTAAGACAAAGCCATTTGAGTATTTAAGATTGACCAGCCTGGGGGTTATTGGCGCCCTTGTAAAG GTTGATGACACGGAGGTAATTAGTTTTCTTCTTCAAACAGAAATAATTCCTTTGTGCCTGCGCACGATGGAGATGGGTAGTGAACTTTCAAAGACG GTTGCGACCTTTATTGTTCAAAAGATATTGTTGGATGATGTTGGGCTTCGGTACATTTGTGCTACCGCAGAACGTTTTTATGCTGTAGGTCAAGTGCTTGGATCCATGGTCACATCACTTGCTGAACAGCCATCTGCGAGACTGCTGAAGCATATAATTCGTTGTTACTTAAGGCTTTCGGAGCACCCAAG GGCATGTGGAAGTTTGAACAACTGTCTTCCCAATATGCTAAAAGACGGATCTTTTAACAATTATATT GATGATCCTACAACTCGGCACTGGCTGCAGCAGCTACTACACAATGTTGGTGGCATAAATCGGGTAGCCAATCTTCAGGGTGGACTCGATCATATTATCGGAAGTTAG
- the LOC135580785 gene encoding uncharacterized protein LOC135580785 isoform X5, protein MKREIFQDLAPLLWNAYGTIAALLQEIVSIYPFLSPPTLSPGASNRVCNALALLQCVASHPDTRILFLNAHIPLYLYPFLNTTSKTKPFEYLRLTSLGVIGALVKVDDTEVISFLLQTEIIPLCLRTMEMGSELSKTVATFIVQKILLDDVGLRYICATAERFYAVGQVLGSMVTSLAEQPSARLLKHIIRCYLRLSEHPRACGSLNNCLPNMLKDGSFNNYIDDPTTRHWLQQLLHNVGGINRVANLQGGLDHIIGS, encoded by the exons ATGAAG AGAGAGATATTTCAAGATTTGGCTCCTTTGTTATGGAACGCATATGGGACAATTGCAGCACTCCTCCAA GAGATAGTTTCTATATACCCTTTTCTTTCACCTCCAACTTTATCACCAGGTGCATCAAATAGAGTCTGCAATGCTCTTGCCCTTCTTCAG TGTGTAGCATCACATCCTGACACACGAATTCTTTTCCTAAATG CACACATCCCTTTGTATTTGTATCCCTTTTTGAATACCACTAGTAAGACAAAGCCATTTGAGTATTTAAGATTGACCAGCCTGGGGGTTATTGGCGCCCTTGTAAAG GTTGATGACACGGAGGTAATTAGTTTTCTTCTTCAAACAGAAATAATTCCTTTGTGCCTGCGCACGATGGAGATGGGTAGTGAACTTTCAAAGACG GTTGCGACCTTTATTGTTCAAAAGATATTGTTGGATGATGTTGGGCTTCGGTACATTTGTGCTACCGCAGAACGTTTTTATGCTGTAGGTCAAGTGCTTGGATCCATGGTCACATCACTTGCTGAACAGCCATCTGCGAGACTGCTGAAGCATATAATTCGTTGTTACTTAAGGCTTTCGGAGCACCCAAG GGCATGTGGAAGTTTGAACAACTGTCTTCCCAATATGCTAAAAGACGGATCTTTTAACAATTATATT GATGATCCTACAACTCGGCACTGGCTGCAGCAGCTACTACACAATGTTGGTGGCATAAATCGGGTAGCCAATCTTCAGGGTGGACTCGATCATATTATCGGAAGTTAG
- the LOC135580785 gene encoding uncharacterized protein LOC135580785 isoform X4, with translation MKKREIFQDLAPLLWNAYGTIAALLQEIVSIYPFLSPPTLSPGASNRVCNALALLQCVASHPDTRILFLNAHIPLYLYPFLNTTSKTKPFEYLRLTSLGVIGALVKVDDTEVISFLLQTEIIPLCLRTMEMGSELSKTVATFIVQKILLDDVGLRYICATAERFYAVGQVLGSMVTSLAEQPSARLLKHIIRCYLRLSEHPRACGSLNNCLPNMLKDGSFNNYIDDPTTRHWLQQLLHNVGGINRVANLQGGLDHIIGS, from the exons ATGAAG AAGAGAGAGATATTTCAAGATTTGGCTCCTTTGTTATGGAACGCATATGGGACAATTGCAGCACTCCTCCAA GAGATAGTTTCTATATACCCTTTTCTTTCACCTCCAACTTTATCACCAGGTGCATCAAATAGAGTCTGCAATGCTCTTGCCCTTCTTCAG TGTGTAGCATCACATCCTGACACACGAATTCTTTTCCTAAATG CACACATCCCTTTGTATTTGTATCCCTTTTTGAATACCACTAGTAAGACAAAGCCATTTGAGTATTTAAGATTGACCAGCCTGGGGGTTATTGGCGCCCTTGTAAAG GTTGATGACACGGAGGTAATTAGTTTTCTTCTTCAAACAGAAATAATTCCTTTGTGCCTGCGCACGATGGAGATGGGTAGTGAACTTTCAAAGACG GTTGCGACCTTTATTGTTCAAAAGATATTGTTGGATGATGTTGGGCTTCGGTACATTTGTGCTACCGCAGAACGTTTTTATGCTGTAGGTCAAGTGCTTGGATCCATGGTCACATCACTTGCTGAACAGCCATCTGCGAGACTGCTGAAGCATATAATTCGTTGTTACTTAAGGCTTTCGGAGCACCCAAG GGCATGTGGAAGTTTGAACAACTGTCTTCCCAATATGCTAAAAGACGGATCTTTTAACAATTATATT GATGATCCTACAACTCGGCACTGGCTGCAGCAGCTACTACACAATGTTGGTGGCATAAATCGGGTAGCCAATCTTCAGGGTGGACTCGATCATATTATCGGAAGTTAG
- the LOC135676081 gene encoding F-box/WD-40 repeat-containing protein At5g21040-like has translation MALEWRPREESSPKKLVASPWDDEAPLAGVTSQASCAASRPKCSKKSSSLVTPKKGDSKFGSATADNSTPNGQLRSFTDLPATLLSEILQRLDADELGVVSCVSPLLNSIASDHCGWKGFYCERWGSPPGVDVPAGPGFRDQRFWKELFVEREFRSKSFMGRFSIDVLHGHTEAVRAVFLLQTAKLIFTGGYDSVIRMWDMEEGLSVAVSRPLGCTIRAIAADSELLVAGGTDAFLQCWRAIKGHPHLFDIAGFSLNHNPSFRLWGHEGPVTCLALDSTRIYSGSWDMSVRVWDRAHCKCLKILRHEDWVWSLAPRHGTVASTAGRDAYVWDTDSGCLRTVIHNSHVGNAYSLTRSRLGDLLFTGGEDGAIHMFEIGHNCNVEDVKPSATWVPHTGAVHSLSFEFPWVVSSSSDGRVALIDVRKLLKSGRSQSPRQHSKTRFSASDAVEAPRRMLHGFGCNLFSVDIGADRIVCGGEEGIVRIWNFSQALEIAKRVEALRSVRLENRMRRRKAHIKMGGNGARSDQCSVAAKRNQLNGEHTGIWHSKRNMNSCGKLKA, from the coding sequence ATGGCCTTGGAATGGCGACCGAGAGAGGAATCttcgccaaagaagctcgtcgctaGTCCTTGGGACGACGAAGCCCCTTTGGCTGGCGTCACGTCCCAGGCGTCTTGTGCTGCTTCAAGACCAAAGTGCAGCAAGAAATCCAGCTCCTTGGTTACACCGAAGAAAGGTGACTCCAAGTTTGGAAGCGCAACAGCTGATAATTCGACTCCTAATGGCCAACTCCGATCCTTTACCGACCTTCCTGCGACCTTGCTCTCTGAGATTCTTCAGCGTCTCGATGCCGATGAGCTCGGCGTTGTGTCCTGCGTCTCTCCTCTGCTCAATAGCATTGCGTCTGACCATTGTGGGTGGAAGGGTTTCTATTGCGAGAGGTGGGGCTCCCCGCCGGGGGTGGACGTTCCTGCTGGACCTGGCTTTCGGGACCAGAGGTTCTGGAAGGAGTTGTTCGTGGAAAGGGAGTTCAGAAGCAAATCGTTCATGGGGAGGTTCAGCATAGATGTCCTCCATGGCCACACTGAAGCTGTTCGAGCCGTATTTCTTCTGCAGACAGCTAAACTTATCTTCACCGGAGGGTATGACTCTGTCATCCGTATGTGGGACATGGAAGAAGGCTTGTCGGTCGCAGTGTCTCGCCCTCTTGGCTGCACGATTCGAGCTATCGCAGCTGATTCGGAGCTGTTGGTAGCCGGGGGAACGGATGCATTTCTGCAGTGCTGGAGAGCAATCAAAGGGCATCCGCACCTGTTTGACATTGCCGGTTTTTCCCTGAACCACAACCCCAGCTTCCGCCTTTGGGGCCATGAAGGTCCAGTGACTTGCCTCGCATTGGATtcgaccagaatttatagtggttcatggGACATGAGTGTTCGTGTATGGGACCGAGCTCATTGTAAGTGCTTGAAGATATTGAGGCATGAAGATTGGGTGTGGTCTCTTGCTCCTCGACATGGCACCGTCGCTAGCACGGCTGGTAGAGATGCTTATGTTTGggacactgatagtggatgcctgaGGACTGTTATCCATAATTCCCATGTGGGCAATGCATACTCTTTGACTCGCAGCCGTTTGGGAGATCTTCTATTTACTGGAGGAGAAGATGGTGCAATTCACATGTTCGAGATTGGTCACAACTGTAATGTTGAAGATGTCAAACCATCTGCAACTTGGGTTCCTCATACGGGCGCTGTTCATTCACTTTCTTTTGAGTTTCCATGGGTTGTGTCATCTTCAAGCGATGGTAGGGTTGCTCTGATTGATGTGAGGAAGCTGTTAAAGTCTGGTCGATCTCAGTCTCCAAGGCAGCATTCTAAGACCAGGTTCTCTGCTTCAGATGCAGTGGAAGCACCTCGAAGGATGCTACATGGCTTCGGTTGCAATCTTTTCTCTGTGGACATTGGCGCAGATAGGATCGTATGTGGTGGTGAGGAAGGCATTGTGAGGATCTGGAATTTCTCGCAGGCACTGGAGATTGCAAAGAGGGTCGAAGCCCTTAGAAGCGTGAGGCTGGAGAACCGGATGAGGCGGCGCAAGGCTCACATTAAGATGGGTGGCAATGGTGCACGGTCCGATCAGTGCTCTGTTGCAGCAAAAAGGAATCAGCTGAATGGAGAGCACACTGGCATTTGGCACAGTAAGCGTAACATGAACTCATGCGGAAAGCTCAAGGCCTAG